In Rhizobium sp. ARZ01, a genomic segment contains:
- a CDS encoding arylsulfatase, protein MCHTLYGHIACALGVALLSLASSSAARAAEIETTGTIGSPEATTTITGEQLPPPSLNFGGVIGEKASDSRPWWAPRIVPPKGAPNVLLIMTDDQGFGAPSTFGGVIPTPAMDRIANDGLRFTNFHSTSLCSPSRAALITGRNHHSVGFGVVGEIATGYPGYDSIIPIEKGTIGTILKENGYATSWFGKNHNTPSYQSSQAGPFNQWPTGMGFDYFYGFVGGDASQWQPNLFRNTTPIYPFEGNPGWNLETAMADEAIQYIKQLKELAPDKPWLVYYVPGATHAPHHPTPEWIKKISDMHLFDDGWNKVRDKIFANQKRLGIIPENAKLTPWPEGLPQWDSLGFEEKKLFTRQADIYGAYLAYADHEIGRVIQAVEDVGELNNTLIIYIGGDNGASAEGMLNGTPNEFTTFNGVAVPVKDQFLWYPFWGSERTFPHYAAGWAWAMDTPFKWMKQVPSHFGGTAQGMVMSWPGHITDAGGIRRQFHHFIDVVPTILEAAGIPSPDGINGIEQQPIEGVSMMYAWDKAKADAPTRHTTQYFEMLGNRAVYHDGWVAATTPATLPWELSTKTPPDVITGYNWELYNVDEDPTQFNDLASKMPDKLREMQDLFYAEAKKYNVLPLDNSTLARWNTPRPSLTAGRTEFVYTGGLSGVPASAAPSTLNKSYTITADVEIPEDGAEGMIVTHGGRFGGYGLFLSKGDFGVGRGKVVFLYNLLDLKRTTWEGPELEPGKHTIVFDFKSDGPGIGKGGTGILSVDGKEVAKNSIEHGIPVTFPEDETFDVGLDTRTGVALLEYRYEPPFKFTGKIDKLTFLLKPEATATP, encoded by the coding sequence ATGTGTCACACATTATACGGGCACATCGCCTGCGCGCTTGGCGTGGCCTTGCTTTCTTTGGCCAGCTCAAGTGCTGCGCGTGCCGCAGAGATTGAAACCACGGGCACGATCGGCTCTCCGGAAGCGACGACAACGATCACAGGCGAGCAGCTTCCGCCACCGAGTTTGAATTTTGGCGGCGTCATTGGGGAGAAAGCCTCAGATTCCCGCCCCTGGTGGGCCCCACGGATCGTCCCGCCGAAGGGCGCACCCAACGTATTGCTGATCATGACAGACGATCAGGGGTTCGGCGCGCCAAGCACCTTCGGTGGCGTCATCCCCACCCCTGCGATGGACCGGATCGCCAACGATGGCCTGCGTTTTACGAATTTCCACTCGACATCGCTTTGCTCGCCGTCTCGGGCAGCCCTGATCACCGGTCGCAACCACCACTCCGTCGGTTTCGGCGTGGTCGGCGAAATCGCAACGGGATACCCGGGGTACGACTCGATCATTCCGATCGAGAAGGGCACGATCGGCACGATCCTCAAGGAGAATGGGTACGCCACGTCGTGGTTCGGCAAGAACCACAACACGCCCTCTTACCAGTCGAGCCAGGCAGGCCCCTTCAACCAGTGGCCAACCGGCATGGGCTTCGATTACTTCTATGGCTTCGTCGGCGGTGATGCCAGCCAATGGCAGCCGAACCTGTTCCGCAATACCACGCCGATTTATCCGTTCGAAGGCAATCCGGGCTGGAACCTGGAAACGGCAATGGCCGACGAGGCAATTCAGTACATCAAACAGCTCAAGGAGCTTGCTCCTGATAAGCCCTGGCTTGTCTACTATGTCCCCGGCGCAACGCATGCGCCTCACCATCCGACGCCGGAGTGGATCAAGAAGATCAGCGACATGCATCTTTTCGATGACGGCTGGAACAAGGTCCGCGACAAGATTTTTGCCAACCAGAAGCGGCTTGGCATCATTCCGGAGAACGCCAAGCTGACCCCATGGCCGGAAGGATTGCCGCAATGGGATTCGCTGGGATTTGAGGAGAAGAAGCTCTTCACAAGACAGGCCGACATCTACGGAGCCTACCTTGCCTATGCCGACCACGAAATCGGCCGCGTCATCCAGGCGGTGGAAGATGTCGGTGAACTCAACAACACGTTGATCATCTATATTGGCGGCGACAACGGCGCGAGTGCCGAGGGCATGCTCAATGGCACGCCGAACGAATTCACCACGTTCAACGGTGTTGCCGTTCCCGTAAAGGACCAGTTTCTCTGGTACCCCTTCTGGGGTTCGGAGCGAACGTTTCCGCACTACGCAGCCGGCTGGGCGTGGGCGATGGATACCCCGTTCAAGTGGATGAAGCAGGTGCCTTCGCACTTCGGCGGAACCGCTCAGGGAATGGTCATGTCATGGCCGGGACACATCACGGATGCTGGCGGGATCCGCCGGCAGTTTCACCACTTCATCGACGTCGTGCCGACGATCCTCGAGGCCGCCGGCATCCCGTCCCCCGACGGGATAAACGGCATAGAGCAGCAACCAATCGAAGGCGTCAGCATGATGTATGCGTGGGACAAGGCAAAAGCCGACGCCCCGACGAGGCACACAACCCAATACTTTGAGATGCTCGGCAATCGCGCCGTCTATCACGACGGCTGGGTGGCGGCGACAACGCCGGCAACCCTGCCCTGGGAACTCAGCACCAAAACGCCGCCGGATGTGATCACCGGCTACAACTGGGAACTGTACAACGTTGACGAAGATCCCACCCAGTTCAACGATCTCGCCTCAAAGATGCCCGACAAGCTCCGCGAGATGCAGGACCTGTTCTACGCGGAAGCGAAGAAATACAATGTGTTGCCGCTCGACAATTCGACGCTGGCACGGTGGAACACGCCGCGTCCGAGCCTCACCGCCGGGCGCACTGAGTTTGTCTACACGGGCGGACTAAGCGGTGTTCCGGCGAGCGCGGCACCCAGCACGTTGAACAAGTCCTACACGATCACGGCCGACGTCGAAATTCCGGAAGACGGGGCGGAGGGCATGATCGTCACCCACGGCGGTCGTTTTGGCGGCTACGGTCTCTTCCTCAGCAAGGGAGACTTCGGCGTTGGTCGGGGAAAAGTCGTTTTCCTCTACAATCTCCTCGATTTGAAGCGGACAACGTGGGAGGGACCGGAGCTCGAACCGGGTAAGCACACGATTGTCTTCGACTTCAAATCGGATGGTCCCGGCATCGGCAAAGGCGGAACCGGCATATTGTCGGTCGACGGCAAGGAAGTCGCCAAAAACTCCATTGAACACGGCATACCGGTTACTTTCCCGGAGGACGAGACGTTTGACGTCGGCCTCGATACCCGCACTGGCGTGGCGTTGCTTGAGTACCGCTACGAGCCGCCCTTCAAGTTCACCGGCAAGATCGACAAGCTGACATTCCTGCTGAAGCCTGAAGCGACGGCAACGCCCTGA
- a CDS encoding penicillin-binding protein 2, which produces MSFLSRIMDVKSKAHFSHGGASRPAHLTGATAFQGHRKRSGKQARSRVAVIMACFGLAYCVIGGRLVQYGMTLPESVSSIGPADNLLASRPDIVDRNGEILATDIRTVSLYAEPHKIVDADEALEMIQTVLPDLDPKATYKKLTSNSRFQWLQRQLTPKQQSRILALGIPGVGFRPEKRRFYPSGAASAHIVGYVNIDNRGIAGMERYIDNQGLADLAAIGMTSDAKMEPVRLSIDLRVQSMLHDVIVESMAKYQAEAAGAVVLDVHTGEILAMASVPDYDPNNPAESAKDGWLNRMSDGTFEMGSTFKTFTTAMALDSGKVTLKDSFDARYPIRIGGFTIKDFHGKHRVLTVPEIFQYSSNIGTAKMADIVGIPAHKEFLTRLGLLSKMQTELPEVKTPSQPREWKKINSITISFGHGVSTTPLQTAVAGATLMNGGKYVPPTFLPRSREEADAMAQAVVKQSTSDDMRYLMRVNAMVGSGKRALVPGFNVGGKTGTADKVVNGRYAKNGLNFNAFLSAFPIDDPQYMVLSFIDAPKTGEGGGRTAGLNAAPMVGEIIRRSAPLLGVKPKFGEDGSALLVSY; this is translated from the coding sequence ATGTCGTTTCTCTCCCGCATCATGGACGTGAAGAGCAAGGCTCACTTCTCGCATGGCGGCGCCAGCCGCCCGGCACACTTGACCGGTGCCACGGCCTTCCAGGGTCACCGCAAGCGCAGCGGCAAGCAGGCGCGAAGCCGTGTTGCCGTCATCATGGCGTGCTTCGGGCTCGCCTATTGCGTGATCGGCGGTCGGCTCGTGCAATACGGAATGACCCTGCCGGAGTCGGTCTCCAGCATTGGTCCGGCCGACAACCTGCTCGCCTCGCGTCCCGACATCGTCGATCGGAACGGCGAGATTCTGGCAACCGACATCCGCACGGTTTCGCTCTACGCCGAGCCGCACAAGATCGTCGACGCGGATGAGGCGCTCGAAATGATCCAGACGGTGCTGCCCGACCTGGATCCGAAGGCGACCTACAAGAAGCTCACCTCCAATTCGCGCTTCCAGTGGCTGCAGCGCCAGCTGACGCCGAAGCAGCAGAGCCGCATCCTCGCGCTCGGTATTCCCGGCGTCGGCTTCCGTCCGGAAAAGCGCCGCTTCTATCCGAGCGGTGCGGCTTCCGCCCATATTGTCGGCTACGTCAACATCGACAACCGCGGCATTGCCGGCATGGAGCGCTATATCGATAACCAGGGTCTCGCGGACCTGGCTGCGATCGGCATGACCAGCGATGCTAAGATGGAGCCGGTTCGCCTGTCGATTGATCTGCGCGTGCAGTCGATGCTGCATGACGTGATCGTGGAATCGATGGCGAAGTATCAGGCGGAGGCTGCCGGCGCCGTCGTGCTTGACGTCCATACCGGCGAAATCCTGGCCATGGCGTCGGTCCCGGATTATGACCCGAACAACCCCGCCGAGAGCGCCAAGGATGGCTGGCTCAACCGCATGTCGGACGGCACGTTCGAAATGGGCTCGACCTTCAAGACATTCACGACGGCCATGGCGCTTGATTCGGGGAAGGTAACGCTCAAGGACAGCTTCGACGCACGCTACCCGATCCGTATCGGCGGGTTCACGATCAAGGACTTTCACGGCAAGCACCGTGTCCTGACGGTTCCGGAGATCTTCCAGTACTCCTCGAATATCGGCACCGCCAAAATGGCGGATATCGTTGGCATTCCCGCCCACAAGGAGTTTCTTACCCGCCTCGGTCTCCTGTCGAAGATGCAGACCGAGCTTCCCGAGGTGAAGACGCCAAGCCAGCCGCGCGAGTGGAAGAAGATCAACTCGATCACGATCTCCTTCGGTCACGGCGTCTCGACCACCCCGTTGCAGACGGCGGTTGCCGGCGCCACGCTGATGAACGGCGGCAAGTATGTGCCGCCCACCTTCCTCCCCCGCAGCCGCGAAGAAGCCGATGCCATGGCCCAGGCTGTCGTCAAGCAGAGCACGAGCGACGACATGCGCTACCTGATGCGCGTAAATGCGATGGTCGGCTCGGGCAAGCGGGCTTTGGTGCCGGGCTTCAATGTCGGTGGTAAGACGGGGACGGCCGACAAGGTCGTCAACGGCCGCTACGCCAAGAATGGCCTCAATTTCAACGCCTTCCTGTCCGCTTTTCCGATCGATGACCCGCAATACATGGTGCTGAGCTTTATCGACGCGCCGAAGACGGGTGAAGGCGGCGGGCGCACCGCCGGCCTCAATGCAGCACCCATGGTCGGCGAGATCATCCGCCGCAGCGCCCCACTTCTCGGTGTAAAGCCGAAATTCGGGGAGGACGGGTCTGCCTTGCTTGTGTCTTATTGA
- the mraZ gene encoding division/cell wall cluster transcriptional repressor MraZ, giving the protein MNRFLSNATNKIDAKGRVSVPSSFRAVLAQRDIRELYCFQDFVFPAISVGGPDLLDRFERQIASEDPFSPEANQMSLLIHGGGVFMKLDSEGRLMVTDFIRDFTGITTDVTFVGRADHFQLWAPQAFEAMQAAARAERRLRGQGSK; this is encoded by the coding sequence ATGAACCGGTTCCTGTCGAATGCGACAAACAAGATCGATGCGAAAGGGCGGGTCTCGGTGCCTTCATCCTTTCGGGCGGTGCTTGCGCAGCGCGACATCCGGGAGCTCTATTGCTTCCAGGATTTTGTTTTTCCGGCGATCAGCGTCGGTGGTCCGGATCTGCTCGATCGGTTCGAGCGGCAGATCGCCAGCGAGGATCCGTTTTCGCCGGAGGCGAACCAGATGTCGCTCCTGATACACGGGGGCGGGGTCTTCATGAAGCTCGATTCCGAAGGTCGGCTGATGGTCACGGATTTCATCCGCGACTTCACAGGAATCACTACGGACGTGACCTTCGTCGGTCGGGCGGATCATTTTCAGCTTTGGGCGCCGCAAGCGTTCGAGGCGATGCAGGCGGCAGCCAGGGCAGAGCGCAGATTGCGGGGCCAGGGCTCGAAATAA
- the rsmH gene encoding 16S rRNA (cytosine(1402)-N(4))-methyltransferase RsmH: MVADIGGGNSEADGGPVRHIPVLLNEVIEALQPQPGQVILDGTFGAGGYTSAILARGASVIALDRDPSAIEAGQALVAASGGRLSLIHSQFSELARHAPAGGLDGVVLDIGVSSMQLDEAERGFSFQKSGPLDMRMSSAGVSAADVVNRAKVSDLIRIFGFLGEEKQAGRIARAIEKRRAEEPFATTRDLAGLIEIVTPRKAKDKIHPATRVFQALRIFVNDELGELARALFAAERALKPGGRLVVVSFHSLEDRIVKKFFLDRSGRTTGSRHLPELNKKDVIFAPVGKSMIVASEEEAAINPRARSAKLRAGERTAAPPGADDFSIFELPELASLEKIGG; the protein is encoded by the coding sequence ATGGTGGCGGATATTGGCGGAGGGAATTCTGAAGCCGATGGCGGACCCGTCCGTCACATCCCCGTTCTTCTCAACGAGGTGATCGAGGCGCTCCAGCCGCAGCCCGGGCAGGTCATTCTTGATGGCACGTTCGGTGCTGGAGGCTATACATCGGCCATTCTGGCAAGAGGCGCTTCGGTGATCGCGCTCGATCGCGATCCAAGCGCGATCGAGGCGGGGCAGGCGCTGGTCGCTGCATCCGGTGGTCGCCTTTCGCTCATTCACTCGCAGTTCTCCGAGCTTGCCCGGCACGCGCCGGCCGGCGGGCTCGATGGTGTCGTTCTCGACATTGGCGTTTCTTCTATGCAGCTCGACGAGGCCGAGCGCGGATTTTCATTCCAGAAAAGCGGCCCGCTCGACATGCGCATGTCGAGCGCCGGTGTTTCCGCTGCCGACGTTGTCAACCGGGCGAAGGTCTCCGACCTCATCCGCATTTTCGGTTTCCTGGGTGAGGAAAAGCAGGCGGGCCGCATCGCGCGCGCAATCGAAAAGCGCCGGGCCGAGGAGCCGTTCGCAACGACCCGTGACCTTGCCGGGCTTATCGAGATCGTCACCCCACGCAAGGCGAAGGACAAGATCCATCCGGCGACCCGCGTCTTCCAGGCGCTGCGCATCTTCGTCAACGACGAACTTGGCGAGTTGGCGCGGGCGCTGTTTGCCGCCGAGCGTGCGCTCAAGCCGGGCGGACGCTTGGTTGTCGTCAGCTTCCATTCGCTCGAGGACCGGATCGTCAAGAAGTTCTTCCTGGATCGTTCCGGCCGCACGACGGGCTCGCGCCATCTGCCTGAGCTAAACAAGAAAGACGTAATCTTCGCACCAGTTGGCAAGTCCATGATTGTCGCGAGCGAAGAGGAGGCTGCAATCAATCCGCGTGCCCGTTCCGCAAAACTGCGGGCTGGCGAGCGTACCGCAGCTCCGCCCGGCGCGGATGATTTCTCGATTTTCGAACTACCCGAGCTTGCAAGCCTTGAGAAGATTGGAGGCTGA
- a CDS encoding lytic transglycosylase domain-containing protein codes for MTNSITAAGAACLIALLTQTVSAKADDLPGVIISKPLKTVTRTTGYPLMGAPASYSTLIKTYARQYGVPVDLAHAVVRVESNFNPKARGGAGEIGLMQIKPATARMMGYQGSAKGLYDPETNIKFGMKYLAAAHDLSGGTTCGTILKYNAGHGAKRMNPVSKRYCGKVQSLLDS; via the coding sequence ATGACGAATTCGATTACGGCCGCTGGGGCGGCTTGCCTTATTGCCCTTCTGACGCAGACGGTATCGGCCAAGGCCGACGATCTCCCCGGCGTCATCATTAGCAAGCCCCTGAAGACCGTAACCCGAACCACCGGCTACCCGCTGATGGGCGCGCCTGCCAGTTACTCGACGCTGATCAAGACCTATGCCCGGCAGTATGGCGTTCCGGTCGACCTCGCTCACGCCGTCGTTCGCGTGGAAAGCAATTTCAATCCGAAGGCGCGGGGCGGGGCGGGTGAGATCGGCCTGATGCAGATCAAGCCGGCCACGGCTCGCATGATGGGTTATCAAGGCAGCGCCAAGGGGCTCTACGATCCTGAAACGAACATCAAGTTTGGCATGAAATACCTGGCCGCGGCCCACGATCTCAGCGGCGGGACCACCTGCGGCACCATCTTGAAGTACAATGCCGGCCATGGCGCCAAGCGCATGAACCCCGTATCGAAGCGCTACTGTGGCAAGGTCCAGAGCCTGCTCGATTCTTAA
- a CDS encoding N-acetylmuramoyl-L-alanine amidase has protein sequence MTAFTPDFPGATVVPSQNHGERAGGRRPDMIVLHYTGMDSADGALAWLCSKQSEVSSHYFVHEDGRVLQLVPEERRAWHAGKSQWKGEGDINSASIGIEIVNPGHPGGLPRYPEAQIAAVAELCRNCGERWGIAPERVLAHSDVAPIRKVDPGENFPWARLHAAGVGHWVEPAPITSGRFFQRGDQGPPVEALQAMLALYGYATEITGIFDPGTEGDVSAFQRHFRQERVDGVADFSTIDTLHRLLTGLQKRRDSSA, from the coding sequence GGCGTCCCGACATGATTGTCCTCCATTATACCGGCATGGACAGCGCTGACGGCGCTCTCGCCTGGCTGTGCTCTAAGCAGAGCGAGGTCTCCAGCCACTATTTTGTGCATGAGGACGGGCGCGTCCTGCAGTTGGTTCCAGAAGAGCGGCGAGCATGGCACGCGGGAAAGAGCCAATGGAAGGGTGAGGGCGATATCAATTCAGCTTCGATCGGCATCGAAATCGTCAATCCCGGTCACCCGGGCGGTCTGCCGAGATATCCCGAAGCGCAGATTGCGGCGGTCGCCGAACTGTGTCGGAACTGTGGCGAGAGGTGGGGTATAGCGCCCGAACGGGTACTGGCGCACAGCGATGTTGCCCCCATTCGCAAGGTCGATCCGGGTGAAAATTTCCCATGGGCCAGGCTCCATGCAGCAGGTGTCGGCCACTGGGTCGAGCCTGCGCCGATCACCAGCGGGCGGTTCTTCCAACGTGGCGACCAGGGCCCCCCGGTCGAAGCTTTGCAGGCAATGCTTGCGCTCTACGGCTATGCTACCGAAATCACGGGCATTTTTGATCCCGGCACGGAAGGTGATGTATCGGCCTTCCAGCGGCATTTTCGGCAGGAAAGGGTTGATGGGGTCGCCGATTTTTCGACGATCGATACGCTTCATCGCTTGCTGACAGGCTTGCAGAAACGACGCGACTCATCCGCGTGA